The stretch of DNA TTTCTCCTCCTCCTTCCTGGGCTAGTGCTTTGAGCGAAGCTAAATATTCTAGTTTGTTTTTCATTCCCTTATTTTTTGCGGTTCTTTGACAAATCTCGTGATCTAAAGACAATCATAAAAAGAAAGCAACACTTCCTTGGGTCATTTTTGCTTTCTGCCCACGAGATTTGTCAAAGAAGGGTTTTGGTTAACACAATTCCCTTGCCAATAGCTCGACTGCTGTTTTTAAACAGGGCAAAATCCATGGACAAAATGGCATCAGTCACCACCGTTAATTTGGGGGCGTTTTTGGATGGGCGAAGGGCCAGGCGTTTTTCTGCCTGATCAGATACATTAACTGCATTTACTTTGAAAATTTGTTGTACCCAACCTGTCCAATACATTTCCAATATACCTACAATATAGCCACTTAAATTTCTTTCCCTAAGCAATTCCAACTTTTCATTTTTAACCCATTCCCGAAATTGGGGTGGTGAAATCAGGTATTCATGCCCAAAAGCAAAAGCACCTTGAGATAGGTGGCGGTCCGAAAACCAGCTTAGGATTCGGTTGATGGGATCATAGGTAAAGGGGAACTCCAGGGAAGGGAAGGTCATAAGTACCAGGCCTCCAGGTTTTAACACCCTGCTAATTTCTGCCATCATCTGCTGGGGCTCACCCACGTGCTCAATGACTTCTACGGAGATGATGAGGTCAAAGTGATTGTCGGGAAAACTCAAATGGAGCGCGTTCTCTACTTGGTAGCTTAGGTTGGGGACGTCTTGGTTGAAGTGGCGTGCGAATACTAAATCTGCTTCATTGATATCGCAAGCCAACAAGGATTCACAATGTTCGGCAATCATGCTATCATAATCCCCTTCGCCTGTCCCTAGATTCAGTCCTTTGAAGAATTTTTTATCTTTTCCGTATTCTTTTAAGGTATCTCGAATAAAGCAATAGCGGTTTCGGTAGGTTGGAAATAAGAATTTATATTGCATAAGGTTTTATCAATCCTTTAAAACGCCTTCAGCTACGCAGGTTAGGCCGAACAGTTTATTCCATTTTCGGAGGTTCATCTCTAACGTATTATAAGCCTTAAGCACTGTATTTATTGGGTTGGGCAAAGGCTTCAAATCGGAAGCAGTCGGATCCTCCATGTTTTCGGTATTGGTTCGTTTTATCCTTCTAATCAGCCAAACTAAAGGAAAAATAGAACCATAAATATAGTATTTACTGCTTATACTGGCACCGGCATTGTCCAATAAGGTAGTCAAGGTAGGCAAAGTATATCGGCGAAAATGCCCCAGGTACACGTCATGGCTGGACCATACACTCATGAAAGCAGGGACGGTAATAAAATAGTGGATGTTTTGCCCTGTTTTTTGTTTAATATCTTCCAAAACCGCCAAATCATTTTCGAGGTGTTCCAATACATCCATCATAATGACTACAGCGTCGT from Saprospiraceae bacterium encodes:
- a CDS encoding methyltransferase domain-containing protein; protein product: MQYKFLFPTYRNRYCFIRDTLKEYGKDKKFFKGLNLGTGEGDYDSMIAEHCESLLACDINEADLVFARHFNQDVPNLSYQVENALHLSFPDNHFDLIISVEVIEHVGEPQQMMAEISRVLKPGGLVLMTFPSLEFPFTYDPINRILSWFSDRHLSQGAFAFGHEYLISPPQFREWVKNEKLELLRERNLSGYIVGILEMYWTGWVQQIFKVNAVNVSDQAEKRLALRPSKNAPKLTVVTDAILSMDFALFKNSSRAIGKGIVLTKTLL